CTCCGATGGCTGCCTGGATAGCAATGTCAAACTGCTGACGAGGAATCAAGTCCTTCAACTTCTCGCACATGCGGCGGCCGAAGCTCACGGCATTGTCGCGATGAGTCAAGGTACTCAGCGCATCCACAGGTTCTCCATTCAGGAGAATATCCAGTTTCACCAGGTCGGAATGGCGGAACGAATCGATGTGATAGTCGAAGGAAGCATATCCCTTGGAAATACTCTTCAGCTTATCGTAGAAATCGATTACAATCTCGCCCAGCGGCAGCATGAAGTGCAACTCCACACGGTTACCGCTCACGTATTCCTGATTAATCAATTCGCCACGCTTATCCAGACAAAGCTTCATAATCGGACCGATGTAATCGGCTGCGGTGATGATGGTGGCACGGATATATGGCTCCTCGATATGGTCAATCATCGTTGGGTCTGGCAATCCCGAAGGGTTGTGAACCTCCTTCTCGCCGCCCTGCTTGTCGTATACCATATAAGATACGTTAGGCACGGTGGTGATAACATCCATGTTGAACTCGCGGTCCAGACGCTCCTGCACAATCTCCATGTGGAGCAGACCGAGGAATCCGCAGCGGAAACCGAAGCCCAATGCCACGGAACTCTCTGGCGAGAAAGTAAGCGAAGCATCGTTGAGCTGCAGCTTCTCCAATGAGGCACGCAGATTCTCGTAATCGCTAGGATCGATAGGATAAACGCCGGCAAAGACCATCGGCTTCACTTCCTGGAAACCGGCAATCGCCTTCTCGCATGGTCGGGCAATGTGCGTAATGGTATCACCCACCTTTACCTCGGTGGCATTCTTGATACCCGAGATGATGTAGCCCACCTCTCCGGCACCCAGTTCCTTGCGAGGAATCATATCCATCTTGAGCACACCGATTTCATCGGCATCATATTCCATGCCGGTGTTAAAGAACTTCACCTTGTCGCCCTTGCGGATAACACCGTTCTCTATCTTGAAATAAGCGATGATACCACGGAAGGAATTGAACACGGAGTCGAAGATGAGTGCCTGCAATGGCGCCTTGTCGTCGCCCTTAGGAGCTGGCACACGGTTTACCACCGCCTCCAGAACATCCTCAACGCCCTCGCCGGTCTTGCCGGAAGCGCGGAGGATATCCTCATGCTTGCATCCGATGAGGTCAACGATTTCGTCTTCCACTTCCTCCGGCATAGCCGAAGGCATATCTATCTTGTTGATCACTGGAATGATTTCCAGGTCGTGCTCAATAGCCATATAGAGGTTAGAGATGGTCTGCGCCTGGACACCCTGAGTGGCATCCACGACCAAGAGCGCTCCCTCGCAGGCTGCGATGGAACGGGAAACCTCGTAAGAGAAGTCTACGTGTCCCGGAGTATCGATGAGGTTGAGGATGTAAGTCTGTCCATCCTTTGCCTTGTACTCCATCTGGATGGCGTGGCTCTTGATGGTGATACCACGTTCCCTCTCCAGGTCCATGTCGTCAAGCATCTGTCCCTCAGTAATCTTGATAGTCTGAGTCTTCTCCAACAAACGGTCTGCCAGGGTAC
The Segatella copri DNA segment above includes these coding regions:
- the lepA gene encoding translation elongation factor 4, whose translation is MENINKIRNFCIIAHIDHGKSTLADRLLEKTQTIKITEGQMLDDMDLERERGITIKSHAIQMEYKAKDGQTYILNLIDTPGHVDFSYEVSRSIAACEGALLVVDATQGVQAQTISNLYMAIEHDLEIIPVINKIDMPSAMPEEVEDEIVDLIGCKHEDILRASGKTGEGVEDVLEAVVNRVPAPKGDDKAPLQALIFDSVFNSFRGIIAYFKIENGVIRKGDKVKFFNTGMEYDADEIGVLKMDMIPRKELGAGEVGYIISGIKNATEVKVGDTITHIARPCEKAIAGFQEVKPMVFAGVYPIDPSDYENLRASLEKLQLNDASLTFSPESSVALGFGFRCGFLGLLHMEIVQERLDREFNMDVITTVPNVSYMVYDKQGGEKEVHNPSGLPDPTMIDHIEEPYIRATIITAADYIGPIMKLCLDKRGELINQEYVSGNRVELHFMLPLGEIVIDFYDKLKSISKGYASFDYHIDSFRHSDLVKLDILLNGEPVDALSTLTHRDNAVSFGRRMCEKLKDLIPRQQFDIAIQAAIGAKIVARETVKQVRKDVTAKCYGGDVSRKRKLLEKQKKGKKRMKQIGNVEVPQKAFLAVLKLD